Proteins encoded within one genomic window of Cyprinus carpio isolate SPL01 chromosome B22, ASM1834038v1, whole genome shotgun sequence:
- the lsm3 gene encoding U6 snRNA-associated Sm-like protein LSm3 — protein MADDAEQQQTSNTVEEPLDLIRLSLDERIYVKMRNDRELRGRLHAYDQHLNMILGDVEETVTTVEIDEETYEEIYKSTKRNIPMLFVRGDGVVLVAPPLRVG, from the exons ATGGCGGACGACGCCGAGCAG CAACAAACCAGCAACACTGTAGAAGAGCCTCTGGATCTGATCCGGCTGAGTCTGGATGAGAGGATCTATGTGAAGATGAGGAACGACAGAGAGCTGCGCGGCAGACTGCAC GCCTATGACCAGCACTTAAACATGATCCTCGGGGATGTCGAAGAGACCGTGACGACTGTGGAAATCGACGAGGAGACGTACGAGGAGATTTATAAG TCGACGAAGCGGAACATCCCCATGCTGTTTGTTCGAGGGGATGGAGTTGTGTTAGTGGCTCCTCCGCTGCGGGTCGGATAA